Proteins co-encoded in one Aspergillus luchuensis IFO 4308 DNA, chromosome 6, nearly complete sequence genomic window:
- a CDS encoding putative integral membrane protein (Pth11) (COG:S;~EggNog:ENOG410PP1S;~TransMembrane:6 (o19-40i52-75o95-115i127-153o173-197i209-230o)), which produces MGWVYNLTVPDPHSHVSRVIAICLVFSITACLAVFLRLYIRIHTKRSAWLDDFAALWSALLAMTYAGIAVAQTRWGLGLDAKYFPDQNVVMFSKIQYAGGPVYTLALLGFKVSLLSSYLRIGGFVQAYRVTIIVAIVAVTCNQLVFTFLLLFACNPVARQWDTSLPGSCIDTVASYYALAGTSLGFDIIIIALPLPVLLTLQLRLRQKIALVGVFALGFFITIIQIIRIFTIKNLKTYTDSQPIVIWSDVEISLGVIITCIPTYGPFFHAFASTLSSSYNNNRTHTTNNTYNNPHNTYATLTYLTSPTTTTSTSYPLRKTQTRNTTASSIVTNTGGRKKSRDLVDASLDEVVRGLGMGGLGLGLESGMFFGTSENEEGRSVRSRSRSRSRSRSSCGGGGGGRGRSCSPSGGYGGVWDGSGVAPTTTTICSLPAVARVREGGFGNGGCVDEDMLEAGVGGGFGVSAVGGGSSSSMVTGSAGMSGNDNGNGSGWRIQKIMEVRVERE; this is translated from the exons ATGGGCTGGGTCTACAATCTGACCGTCCCTGATCCCCACAGTCATGTCTCTCGCGTCATTGCCATCTGTCTCGTTTTCTCGATTACGGCTTGTTTGGCAGTCTTCTTGAGATTGTATATTCGCATTCATACGAAGAGGTCCGCCTGGTTGGATGATTTCGCGGCGCTATGGAGTGCCTTGCTGGCGATGACGTATGCTGGGATTGCTGTTGCGC AAACAAGATGGGGTCTAGGTCTAGATGCGAAGTATTTCCCTGATCAGAATGTGGTCATGTTCAGCAAG ATCCAATACGCCGGTGGCCCCGTCTACACCCTTGCATTACTCGGATTCAAAGTCTCCCTGCTGTCATCGTACCTGCGCATCGGGGGCTTCGTGCAGGCCTATCGAGTGACGATCATCGTGGCTATTGTGGCGGTGACGTGCAACCAGTTGGTGTTTACTTTCTTGCTGTTGTTTGCTTGTAACCCG GTGGCTCGTCAATGGGATACAAGTCTCCCTGGATCATGCATAGATACGGTGGCGTCTTATTATG CTCTCGCAG GAACCAGTCTCGGCTTCGACATAATCATAATCGCCCTGCCCCTCCCcgtcctcctcactctccaACTGCGTCTTCGCCAGAAG ATAGCCCTCGTCGGCGTCTTCGCCCTCGGCTTCTTCATAACAATAATCCAAATAATCCGGATCTTCACAATCAAGAACCTCAAAACCTACACAGACAGCCAACCCATCGTTATCTGGTCGGATGTGGAAATCAGCCTGGGC GTAATAATAACCTGCATCCCAACCTACGGCCCGTTCTTCCACGCCTTCGCGTCCACCCTATCGTCCagctacaacaacaaccgcacacataccaccaacaacacgTACAATAACCCGCATAATACCTACGCTACACTTACATACTTGACgtcgccgacgacgacgacgagtaCGTCGTATCCGCTACGCAAGACGCAGACACGGAATACCACTGCTAGTTCGATAGTCACCAACACTGGGGGCCGGAAGAAGAGTCGTGATCTAGTGGATGCGAGTCTGGATGAGGTTGTTCGGGGCTTGGGCATGGgtggattgggattggggcTGGAGAGTGGGATGTTTTTTGGGACGagtgagaatgaggaggggaggtcGGTCAGGAGTaggagtcggagtcggagtcgcAGTCGGAgtagttgtggtggtggtggcggtgggagagggaggagctGTAGTCCGAGTGGTGGGTATGGAGGGGTGTGGGATGGGAGTGGGGTGgcgccgacgacgacgacgatttGTAGTTTGCCGGCTGTGGCgagggtgagggagggagggtttgggaatggtggttgtgttgatgaggatatgttggaggctggggttgggggagggtttggagTGAGTGcggttgggggtgggagctCGAGTAGTATGGTTACGGGGAGTGCTGGGATGAGTGGGAATGACAATGGGAatgggagtgggtggaggattCAGAAGATTATGGAGGTTAGGGTTGAGAGGGAGTGA
- a CDS encoding uncharacterized protein (COG:E;~EggNog:ENOG410PG14;~InterPro:IPR002293;~PFAM:PF00324,PF13520;~TransMembrane:10 (i41-60o80-101i122-146o166-185i197-215o274-296i379-397o403-427i439-464o476-495i);~go_component: GO:0016020 - membrane [Evidence IEA];~go_function: GO:0022857 - transmembrane transporter activity [Evidence IEA];~go_process: GO:0055085 - transmembrane transport [Evidence IEA]), whose protein sequence is MERPKTNVSAVSPASDNSAHLDDDARRLAEMGYTQDMQRNFSVLSLLGVAFSLANSWFGISASLITGINSGGTVLTIYGIPWIAFVSTCVGVSLSELASAMPNAGGQYFWASELAPRKYASFASYLTGWLAWAGAIFTCASVALSLASAGVGMWQLTHPDFTPQPWHSVVAYQLVNFFSYLFNCVGKVLPTVATTTLYISLISFVVILVTVPAAAPTHGSAEFVFAHFVNSTGWPSDGIAFLVGLINPNWIFACLDSATHLAEEVGQPERSIPIAILCTVLIGFLTSWTYCISMFFSLNNLDEILNTPTGVPILALYYQALQNKAGAIVLETLLFVTGIGCQIACHTWQSRLCWSFARDRGLPMSSFLSQVHPTLDVPLNAHSVSCFIVGLLGLLYLGSSTAFNSMVTACIVLLYASYVVPIVCLLWRGRNNLKHGPFWLGRLGLVCNIVVLAWTLFCLVIYSFPSVYPVTTGNMNYVSAVYGVVAVLIALDWVLRGRRSFRGQTARHMEAAEATLTQ, encoded by the exons ATGGAGCGACCCAAGACCAACGTGTCCGCAGTCAGTCCGGCCAGCGACAATTCTGCGCACCTCGACGATGACGCGAGAAGGCTGGCGGAGATGGGCTATACCCAGGATATGCAGCGGAACTTCTCCGTGCTGTCTCTCCTCGGGGTCGCCTTCTCCCTGGCAAACTCGTGGTTTGGTATCTCCGCATCCTTAATCACAGGCATCAACTCTGGGGGCACCGTATTGACTATCTATGGCATCCCGTGGATCGCTTTCGTTTCGACCTGCGTAGGAGTCAGCCTATCCGAATTAGCATCAGCCATGCCCAACGCAGGTGGCCAATACTTTTGGGCCAGTGAGCTGGCACCGAGGAAGTATGCGTCTTTCGCATCCTATCTGACCGGCTGGTTGGCTTGGGCGGGCGCCATCTTTACTTGCGCCAGTGTCGCTTTAAGCTTGGCCTCTGCTGGTGTTGGCATGTGGCAGCTAACACATCCAGACTT TACTCCTCAACCATGGCATTCCGTGGTAGCCTACCAGCTAgtcaacttcttctcttaTCTGTTCAATTGCGTCGGCAAAGTGCTTCCCACGGTGGCCACCACAACCCTATACATCTCCCTCATCTCGTTCGTTGTCATCCTGGTTACCGTTCCTGCGGCAGCTCCTACACACGGGTCGGCTGAATTCGTCTTCGCCCACTTTGTCAACTCGACGGGCTGGCCCTCTGACGGTATTGCGTTCCTTGTGGGTTTGATCAATCCCAACTGGATATTCGCTTGTCTTGACTCGGCCACCCATTTGGCCGAGGAAGTCGGGCAACCTGAACGTAGCATACCCATTGCGATCCTCTGTACCGTATTGATTGGCTTTCTCACGTCGTGGACCTACTGCATCTCCATGTTTTTCAGCCTGAACAACCTCGATGAGATCCTCAATACTCCGACCGGCGTGCCCATCCTCGCTCTGTATTACCAAGCCTTGCAGAACAAAGCCGGCGCTATTGTGCTCGAGACGTTGCTTTTTGTCACTGGTATCGGATGCCAGATTGCCTGTCATACCTGGCAATCCCGCCTATGCTGGTCCTTTGCACGAGACCGGGGCCTACCCATGTCATCGTTTCTCTCCCAGGTTCATCCCACACTGGATGTGCCACTAAACGCGCACAGCGTGAGCTGCTTCATAGTGGGTCTTCTGGGGCTGCTGTACCTTGGTTCGTCGACTGCTTTCAACAGCATGGTCACTGCGTGCATTGTGTTACTCTATGCCTCGTACGTGGTGCCGATTGTCTGCTTGCTGTGGCGTGGTCGGAATAATCTCAAACACGGTCCCTTCTGGCTGGGGAGACTCGGCTTGGTGTGTAATATTGTGGTTCTAGCATGGACCTTGTTCTGCCTGGTTATATATTCCTTCCCCTCGGTATATCC
- the mcsA gene encoding putative citrate synthase Cit1 (COG:C;~EggNog:ENOG410PFD1;~InterPro:IPR019810,IPR002020,IPR036969,IPR016142, IPR016143;~PFAM:PF00285;~go_function: GO:0046912 - transferase activity, transferring acyl groups, acyl groups converted into alkyl on transfer [Evidence IEA]), whose translation MSFSLPIRPTTRHASRLAQIRSGRFYSTESDLKTALKSVIPEKRELFKQVKARSDDVVGEVKVGNIIGGMRGLKSMLWEGSVLDPEEGIRFHGKTIKDCQRELPKGTTGTEMLPEAMFWLLLTGQVPTTSQVRAFSRELAEKSHLPDHILGLIKSFPKDMHPMTQLSVAVAALNTESTFAKAYERGLNKADYWEPTFDDSISLLAKIPRVAALVFRPNEIDQVGTQALDATQDWSHNFAELLGKGGAEHSDFHDLLRLYLALHGDHEGGNVSAHATHLVGSALSDPFLSYSAGLLGLAGPLHGLAAQEVLRWILAMQEKIGTQVTDESVRTYLWDTLKSGRVVPGYGHGVLRKPDPRFEALMDFAATRADVQANPVFQLVKKNSEIAPEVLTQHGKTKNPHPNVDAASGVLFYHYGFQQPLYYTVTFGVSRALGPLVQLIWDRALGLPIERPKSINLKGLVGK comes from the exons ATGTCTTTCTCCCTGCCGATACGTCCAACAACCCGTCACGCCAGCCGGCTGGCACAG ATCCGCTCCGGCCGGTTCTACAGCACCGAATCCGACCTTAAAACCGCCCTGAAATCCGTCATTCCCGAGAAGCGTGAGCTCTTCAAGCAAGTCAAGGCCCGTAGCGACGATGTGGTCGGCGAAGTCAAGGTGGGCAACATCATCGGCGGCATGCGCGGCCTGAAGTCCATGCTCTGGGAGGGATCCGTTCTCGACCCCGAGGAGGGTATCCGTTTCCACGGCAAGACCATCAAGGATTGCCAACGTGAACTGCCCAAGGGGACCACGGGAACTGAAATGCTCCCGGAGGCCATGTTCTGGCTGCTCCTGACCGGCCAGGTTCCTACCACCAGCCAGGTGCGCGCATTCTCTCGCGAGCTTGCCGAGAAATCGCATCTCCCCGACCACATCCTGGGCCTGATCAAGTCATTTCCCAAGGACATGCACCCCATGACGCAGCTGTCGGTGGCGGTTGCAGCACTGAACACGGAGTCGACCTTCGCCAAGGCGTACGAGCGCGGACTGAACAAGGCAGACTACTGGGAGCCCACATTCGACGACAGCATTTCGTTGCTGGCTAAGATCCCACGTGTGGCTGCATTGGTGTTCAGACCGAACGAGATCGACCAAGTCGGGACACAGGCTCTCGACGCGACACAGGACTGGTCGCACAACTTTGCCGAACTGCTGGGCAAGGGCGGAGCCGAGCATAGCGACTTCCACGACCTGCTGCGATTGTACCTGGCGCTGCACGGCGaccacgagggcggcaatGTCTCGGCGCACGCGACGCATCTGGTGGGCAGTGCCCTCAGCGACCCGTTCCTCAGCTACAGCGCAGGACTGCTTGGTCTGGCCGGCCCGCTGCACGGACTGGCGGCGCAGGAGGTACTGCGGTGGATTCTGGcgatgcaggagaagattgGCACTCAGGTGACAGACGAGTCGGTGCGCACGTACCTCTGGGACACGTTGAAGTCGGGACGGGTGGTGCCGGGCTACGGACACGGCGTGCTGCGCAAGCCGGACCCGCGATTCGAGGCATTGATGGACTTTGCGGCGACACGGGCAGACGTGCAGGCGAACCCGGTGTTCCAACTGGTGAAGAAGAACTCGGAGATTGCGCCAGAGGTGCTGACGCAGCATGGAAAG ACGAAGAACCCCCACCCCAACGTGGACGCCGCCTCTGGCGTGCTGTTCTACCACTATGGCTTCCAGCAGCCGCTGTACTACACGGTAACCTTCGGCGTGAGTCGGGCCCTGGGACCCTTGGTGCAGTTGATCTGGGACCGGGCCTTGGGACTGCCGATCGAGCGACCGAAGAGTATCAACCTGAAGGGACTGGTTGGCAAGTGA
- a CDS encoding putative mRNA-nucleus export ATPase (Elf1) (COG:E,J;~EggNog:ENOG410PG7H;~InterPro:IPR016024,IPR011989,IPR000953,IPR017871, IPR003593,IPR016197,IPR027417,IPR023780,IPR003439;~PFAM:PF00005,PF00385;~go_function: GO:0005524 - ATP binding [Evidence IEA];~go_function: GO:0016887 - ATPase activity [Evidence IEA]), whose translation MPHPEDPTPAMTTVVSKTPSGVPPSADEVNSILNTIFQAETSQQALDASYALTNLLIQSVGCSGFRTYNLLPPIKKAATDKKNGALRESSMLILGALFERFPREHPLSEVVFLLQDGGVLNLALDLLADKGAVVRDAAQYAIDALFACLKPEALVNALLPALSAYLNQNTAKWQGFVGAYSLIEKMATKSQMGTGSLDEEREKDLLREAMGKTLKDLIPLVESGMHDLKNEVAKKAIKAMNALTTLLSNDDVAPRIPLLIKTMEQPSEQTLQKAIHALSQTTFVAIVTSPVLALLTPLLERSLNAPTTPQETLRQTVVVVENLTKLVHDPAEARTFLPKLKPGVQRVKDRASLPEVRELATRALDVIEKAMADKDVAAGVVVKITPEEVLAVLEAKIQEHGGLARPEDATLFALGKNYVAEMVREDVNCRMHDRIPACIAPYLRGLLHEDKHDAVAAAVQEHFVEEDHRKFGKPIPDDPNEVEIVNANFSLAYGGMLLLSHTNLRLLKGHRYGLCGRNGAGKSTLMRSIANEKLEGFPPQSEVRTCFVEHNQGEDADLSIFEYVSKDPMIAAEGEEHIRSVLLEFGFTDGPEGRQNQRVGSLSGGWKMKLALARAMLRKADVLLLDEPTNHLDVANVKWLQEYLKKHTDITSLIVSHDSGFLDEVCTDIYHYEQKKLVCYKGNLADFVKVKPEAKSYYTLSASVVQFKFPPPGILAGIKSNTRAILRMTNCTYTYPGASKPSLSDASLSLTLSSRVAIIGGNGAGKSTFIKMLTGETIPQTGKVEKHPNLRIGYIKQHALEHVEMHLEKTPSQYLQWRYANGDDREVYLKQTRILTEEDKAQLAKPVDLGDGRGPRRIEALMGRQKWKKSFQYEVKWVGLLPKHNTMISRETLLNLGFFKLVQEFDDHEASREGLGFRVLDPKVISKHFEDIGLDPEIANHNEISGLSGGQKVKVVLAGAMWNNPHLLVLDEPTNFLDRDSLGGLAVAIRDFKGGVVMISHNEEFVGALCPEQLHVADGRIVSRTNTAISLDRFEDSAASSPQPGSTAVNSTATSAAASAVNSGAEEQGELKFKAKKKKKLTRAQLKEREARRRLRHLEWLQSPKGTPKPPDTDDEE comes from the exons ATGCCTCATCCTGAAGATCCCACTCCAGCCATGACTACCGTCGTTTCCAAGACCCCCTCCGGCGTCCCTCCCAGTGCGGATGAGGTCAACTCCATCCTGAACACCATCTTCCAGGCCGAGACCTCTCAGCAGGCGCTCGATGCCTCCTACGCCCTCACCAACCTGTTGATCCAGAGTGTCGGCTGCTCCGGTTTCCGTACATACAACCTCCTGCCCCCGATCAAGAAGGCTGCTACCGACAAGAAGAATGGCGCCCTCCGCGAAAGTTCCATGCTCATTTTGGGCGCCCTCTTCGAGCGATTCCCCCGCGAACACCCTCTGAGCGAAGtcgtcttccttctgcagGACGGCGGTGTCCTGAACCTGGCCCTCGATCTGCTGGCCGACAAGGGTGCTGTCGTGCGCGATGCTGCTCAGTACGCTATCGATGCGCTGTTTGCCTGCCTCAAGCCCGAGGCTTTGGTTAAcgcccttcttcccgcccTCTCCGCTTATCTCAACCAGAACACAGCCAAGTGGCAGGGTTTCGTCGGTGCCTACAGCCTCATTGAGAAGATGGCTACCAAGTCGCAAATGGGCACTGGATCCCTGGATgaggagcgcgagaaggaCCTGTTGCGCGAGGCCATGGGCAAGACCCTGAAGGATTTGATCCCGTTGGTCGAGTCCGGCATGCACGACCTGAAGAACGAGGTCGCTAAGAAGGCCATCAAGGCTATGAATGCTCTCACTACTCTTCTGTCGAACGACGACGTGGCTCCCCGCATTCCCCTTTTGATCAAGACCATGGAGCAGCCCTCCGAGCAGACCTTGCAGAAGGCCATCCACGCCCTGTCCCAGACTACCTTCGTCGCCATCGTCACCTCCCCCGTCCTCGCTCTGCTCACGCCTCTGCTCGAGCGTTCTCTTAACGCCCCCACGACTCCCCAGGAGACCCTACGTCAGACTGTCGTCGTTGTGGAGAACCTCACCAAGCTTGTCCACGACCCCGCTGAGGCTCGTACTTTCCTGCCCAAGCTGAAGCCTGGTGTTCAGCGCGTCAAGGACCGTGCCTCCCTGCCCGAAGTTCGTGAGCTCGCCACCCGTGCTTTGGATGTCATCGAGAAGGCTATGGCCGATAAGGATGTGGCTGCTGGTGTGGTTGTGAAGATCACCCCAGAGGAAGTCCTGGCCGTGCTGGAGGCCAAGATCCAGGAGCACGGCGGCCTGGCCCGCCCTGAGGACGCCACCTTGTTTGCTCTGGGTAAGAACTACGTCGCCGAGATGGTTCGCGAGGATGTCAACTGCCGCATGCACGACCGTATTCCCGCCTGCATTGCCCCGTACCTGCGCGGTCTGCTGCACGAGGACAAGCACGACGctgtcgccgccgccgtccaGGAACACTTCGTCGAGGAGGACCACCGCAAGTTCGGCAAGCCCATCCCCGACGACCCCAACGAGGTCGAGATCGTCAACGCCAATTTCTCTCTGGCCTACGGTGGTATGCTTCTGCTGTCCCACACCAACCTTCGTCTGCTGAAGGGTCACCGCTACGGCCTGTGCGGTCGCAATGGTGCTGGTAAATCGACGCTCATGCGCAGTATCGCCAACGAGAAGCTGGAGGGATTCCCCCCGCAGAGCGAGGTTCGTACCTGCTTCGTCGAGCACAACCAGGGCGAGGATGCCGATCTCAGCATCTTCGAGTACGTCTCCAAGGATCCCATGATTGCTGCCGAAGGCGAAGAGCATATCCGTAGCGTGTTGCTCGAGTTCGGCTTCACGGACGGTCCCGAGGGCCGTCAGAACCAGCGTGTGGGCTCCCTGTCTGGAGgttggaagatgaagctcgCTCTGGCGCGTGCCATGCTGCGCAAGGCGGACGTCCTCCTGCTGGACGAACCTACTAACCACTTGGATGTGGCCAACGTCAAGTGGCTCCAGGAGTACCTGAAGAAGCACACCGATATCACCAGTTTGATCGTCTCTCACGACTCCGGCTTCCTCGACGAAGTCTGCACGGATATCTACCACTACGaacagaagaagctggtcTGCTACAAGGGTAACTTGGCTGA TTTCGTCAAGGTCAAGCCCGAGGCCAAGAGTTACTACACCCTCTCGGCGAGCGTCGTTCAATTCAAGTTCCCTCCACCCGGTATCCTGGCTGGTATCAAGTCCAATACTCGTGCCATCCTCCGCATGACCAACTGCACCTACACCTACCCCGGCGCCAGCAAGCCTTCTCTGAGTGATGCGTCCCTGTCTCTGACTCTGTCATCCCGTGTTGCTATCATTGGTGGTAACGGTGCCGGTAAATCGACCTTCATCAAGATGCTTACGGGTGAAACCATCCCTCAGACCGGTAAGGTCGAGAAGCACCCCAACTTGCGTATCGGTTACATCAAGCAGCACGCCTTGGAGCACGTCGAGATGCACCTGGAAAAGACCCCCAGCCAGTACCTTCAGTGGCGTTACGCCAACGGTGACGATCGCGAGGTGTACCTCAAGCAGACCCGTATCCTCACCGAGGAAGACAAGGCTCAGCTGGCGAAGCCGGTCGACCTGGGCGATGGCCGTGGACCTCGCCGTATTGAGGCGCTCATGGGTCGccagaagtggaagaagtccTTCCAGTATGAAGT TAAATGGGTTGGCCTTCTTCCCAAGCACAACACCATGATCTCCCGTGAGACTCTGCTCAACCTCGGCTTCTTCAAGCTCGTCCAAGAGTTCGACGACCACGAGGCGTCGCGCGAGGGTCTTGGTTTCCGTGTGCTCGACCCCAAGGTCATCTCGAAGCACTTCGAGGACATTGGTCTGGATCCCGAGATTGCCAACCACAACGAAATCTCCGGTCTGTCCGGTGGTCAGAAGGTTAAGGTCGTGTTGGCGGGTGCTATGTGGAACAACCCTCACTTGCTCGTCCTGGACGAGCCGACTAACTTCCTGGACCGTGACTCCCTGGGTGGATTGGCTGTGGCCATCCGTGACTTCAAGGGTGGTGTCGTCATGATCTCTCACAACGAAGAGTTCGTGGGCGCTCTCTGCCCCGAGCAGCTGCACGTCGCCGACGGTCGCATCGTCTCTCGCACCAACACCGCCATCTCGCTCGACCGGTTCGAGGACAGCGCTGCCAGCTCTCCTCAGCCTGGCAGCACGGCCGTCAACTCTACCGCCACGAGTGCGGCTGCCTCGGCCGTCAACTCGGGAGCGGAGGAGCAGGGCGAGCTGAAGTTTAAggctaagaagaagaagaagctcaccCGTGCTCAGCTGAAGGAGCGTGAGGCCCGCCGCCGTCTCCGTCATCTTGAATG GCTCCAATCTCCCAAGGGCACACCCAAGCCCCCGGATACTGATGACGAGGAGTAA
- a CDS encoding FAD-dependent oxidoreductase (COG:S;~EggNog:ENOG410QEF8;~InterPro:IPR006094,IPR036318,IPR016166,IPR012951;~PFAM:PF08031,PF01565;~SECRETED:SignalP(1-22);~go_function: GO:0016491 - oxidoreductase activity [Evidence IEA];~go_function: GO:0050660 - flavin adenine dinucleotide binding [Evidence IEA];~go_function: GO:0071949 - FAD binding [Evidence IEA];~go_process: GO:0055114 - oxidation-reduction process [Evidence IEA]), protein MFSGLLLLLASLVALLSAVGNAAVTIQSNTTCRCFPGEKCWPSPAEWTQFNESIDGRLIQTIPLGKPCHTPSYQAGVCDYLREQWTEPEIHYESSSSIMAPWFANGSCDPFHPIAKPCTLGNYIIYAVNVSQPSHISRALAFATAHNLRVVVRNTGHDYNGKSTGAGALGIWTHHLKDIDIVDHHDSHYSGKAIRLGAGVQGYEAWEAADAHGYQVVSGECPTVGIAGGYSQGGGHSALSSRYGLAADQVLKWEVIDGTGRFITATRDNEYKDLYWALSGGGGGTYGVVWSMTSKLHTGTPVSGLNLTFTNTNISQDTFYSAVGLYHSLLPAIVDAGAMSIWYFTNTTFYIAPLTGPNIPVQELISLLKPFRDGLEKMGIRYTLYAEQFPTYLAEFNGMMPNIPVGEAQYGGWLIPRSVVHENNTALTAAYRQITEDGATFIGVGLNVSKALVGDVDNAVLPAWRDTLIDTTLTTPWQWDARQDMLVQQYKMTYEYLPLLERLAPDSGAYMNEGDFRQPNFQKAFYGVNYPRLRQTKKKYDPLDVFYAQTAVGSDEWTMYPDGRLCRVSISDDTDGWEYF, encoded by the exons ATGTTCTCgggccttctcctgctcctagCCAGCCTCGTGGCCCTGCTGTCGGCCGTAGGGAATGCAGCCGTGACCATCCAATCCAACACCACCTGCCGCTGCTTCCCGGGGGAGAAATGCTGGCCCTCACCAGCCGAATGGACTCAATTCAACGAATCCATCGATGGCCGACTAATCCAGACTATCCCTCTTGGAAAGCCCTGCCACACTCCCTCCTACCAAGCAGGGGTGTGCGACTACCTTCGCGAACAATGGACGGAGCCCGAAATCCA CTATGAatcgtcctcctccatcatggCCCCCTGGTTCGCCAACGGCTCGTGCGatcccttccaccccattGCCAAGCCTTGCACCCTGGGCAACTACATCATCTATGCCGTGAACGTCAGTCAGCCCAGCCACATCTCGCGCGCTCTGGCTTTTGCAACCGCCCACAACCTCCGCGTCGTCGTCCGCAACACCGGCCACGACTATAACGGCAAATCCACCGGCGCCGGCGCCCTCGGAATCTGGACCCATCACCTCAAGGACATCGACATCGTCGACCACCACGATTCCCACTACTCCGGTAAGGCCATCCGTCTGGGTGCCGGCGTCCAGGGCTATGAAGCCTGGGAGGCCGCCGACGCCCACGGCTACCAAGTCGTCAGCGGCGAGTGTCCGACCGTCGGCATCGCAGGCGGCTACTCCCAAGGCGGCGGCCACTCGGCCCTATCCTCGCGCTATGGCCTCGCCGCGGACCAAGTCCTGAAATGGGAGGTCATTGACGGCACGGGGCGCTTCATCACGGCTACCCGCGACAACGAATACAAGGACCTGTATTGGGCCTTgagtggtggcggcggcggcacgTACGGCGTCGTTTGGTCCATGACCTCCAAGTTACATACTGGCACGCCTGTCTCCGGACTAAACCTCACGTTTACCAATACCAACATCTCCCAAGACACTTTTTACTCGGCAGTAGGCCTTTatcactccctcctcccggCTATTGTCGACGCCGGCGCAATGAGCATCTGGTACTTCACCAACACGACCTTCTACATCGCGCCACTAACGGGGCCCAACATCCCCGTCCAGGaactcatctccctcctcaaaccCTTCCGCGACGGGTTAGAGAAAATGGGCATCAGATACACCCTCTACGCAGAGCAATTCCCGACCTACCTGGCTGAATTCAACGGCATGATGCCCAACATCCCCGTCGGGGAAGCGCAATACGGCGGATGGCTGATCCCGCGATCGGTGGTGCACGAGAATAACACCGCGTTGACGGCCGCGTATCGCCAGATCACGGAGGACGGAGCGACATTTATCGGGGTGGGATTGAACGTGTCAAAGGCGTTAGTTGGGGACGTGGATAATGCGGTATTGCCTGCTTGGCGGGATACGTTAATTGATACGACGCTTACGACGCCATGGCAATGGGATGCGCGCCAAGATATGCTGGTGCAGCAGTATAAAATGACTTATGAGTATTTGCCATTGTTGGAACGGTTGGCGCCGGATTCGGGGGCCTATATGAATGAG GGCGACTTCCGCCAACCCAACTTTCAAAAAGCATTCTACGGAGTGAATTATCCCCGCCTACGACAGACCAAGAAGAAATATGACCCGCTCGATGTGTTTTATGCCCAAACGGCTGTGGGTTCGGATGAGTGGACGATGTATCCTGATGGGAGGTTATGTCGGGTTTCAATTTCTGATGATACGGATGGTTGGGAGTATTTTTAA